The following proteins are co-located in the Aggregatibacter aphrophilus ATCC 33389 genome:
- the nqrM gene encoding (Na+)-NQR maturation NqrM, whose protein sequence is MKLFLVTFGVFILIILAMALGYIVKRQALKGSCGGLSSLGIAKACDCDKPCDTLQEKLDAGDENAKAEYEQKFANKAQSQFYEVK, encoded by the coding sequence ATGAAATTATTTTTAGTAACTTTCGGAGTTTTTATTCTGATTATCTTAGCCATGGCATTGGGGTACATTGTTAAGCGTCAAGCCCTCAAAGGCAGTTGCGGAGGTTTATCTTCCCTAGGCATTGCAAAGGCCTGCGACTGTGACAAGCCTTGCGATACGCTCCAAGAAAAATTGGATGCAGGCGATGAAAATGCGAAGGCGGAATATGAACAGAAGTTCGCCAATAAAGCGCAGAGCCAATTTTACGAAGTGAAATAA
- a CDS encoding FAD:protein FMN transferase, producing the protein MNIKQPLVRGFALAAMALALMACDKPNPSQQADTQQATAAKNEIVSLTGKTMGTTYHVKYSNNGEVSMASQQAHEQIELILKDVNAKMSTYIKDSELSRFNQNTQINTPIEISADLAKVVKEAIRLNQVTQGALDITVGPVVNLWGFGPEKRVDKRPTSAQIAERQAWVGIDKLSLTEEGGKFFLAKAVPQLYVDLSSIAKGFGVDQVADYLESIHVKNYMVEIGGEIRTKGKNAENKLWQIAIERPTFDGQQAAQQIIGLNNVAMATSGDYRNYFEQDGVRFSHEIDPNTGYPIQHALASITVLAPSSMTADGLSTGLFVLGEQKALAVAEQEKLPIFMIIKDSKGYRTEMSTEFKKLLEQ; encoded by the coding sequence ATGAACATAAAACAACCTCTCGTTCGCGGATTCGCACTTGCTGCCATGGCATTGGCACTGATGGCCTGCGATAAACCGAATCCGTCACAACAAGCGGACACACAACAAGCCACGGCAGCAAAAAATGAAATTGTTTCCCTCACCGGTAAAACCATGGGGACAACCTACCACGTCAAATATTCAAACAACGGCGAAGTCTCAATGGCGTCGCAACAGGCACATGAACAAATCGAACTGATCTTGAAGGATGTGAATGCGAAAATGTCCACTTACATCAAAGATTCCGAGCTCAGCCGTTTTAATCAAAATACGCAAATTAACACACCTATTGAAATTTCGGCGGATCTTGCCAAAGTGGTTAAAGAAGCCATTCGGTTAAATCAGGTGACGCAGGGTGCCTTGGATATTACAGTCGGGCCGGTAGTGAATCTTTGGGGGTTCGGTCCGGAAAAGCGGGTGGATAAACGGCCGACATCAGCACAAATTGCCGAACGTCAGGCATGGGTGGGCATTGATAAGTTGTCACTTACTGAAGAGGGCGGTAAGTTTTTCCTGGCAAAAGCCGTACCGCAACTTTATGTGGATCTTTCTTCTATCGCCAAAGGTTTTGGGGTGGATCAAGTGGCCGATTATTTAGAAAGTATTCATGTGAAAAACTACATGGTAGAAATCGGCGGTGAGATTCGTACTAAGGGAAAAAATGCCGAAAATAAACTGTGGCAAATCGCTATTGAACGTCCGACTTTTGACGGCCAGCAAGCCGCTCAACAGATCATTGGTTTAAATAATGTGGCAATGGCAACCTCAGGCGATTATCGTAATTATTTTGAACAAGACGGCGTGCGTTTTTCCCATGAAATTGATCCGAATACGGGCTATCCGATTCAGCACGCATTGGCATCGATTACCGTGTTAGCGCCAAGCTCTATGACTGCTGACGGGCTTTCCACCGGTTTATTTGTATTAGGCGAGCAGAAAGCTTTAGCGGTGGCTGAGCAGGAAAAATTGCCGATCTTTATGATTATTAAGGACAGCAAGGGCTATCGTACAGAAATGTCTACTGAGTTTAAAAAACTATTGGAACAATAA
- the nqrF gene encoding NADH:ubiquinone reductase (Na(+)-transporting) subunit F, which translates to MSETTILLLGVAAFTAIVLVLVAIILFAKSKLVDSGDITIKINDDPSKAITLPAGGKLLGALAGKGIFVSSACGGGGSCGQCVVRVKSGGGEILPTELSHITKREAKEGYRLSCQVNVKGNMDIELPEEIFGVKKWECTVISNDNKATFIKELKLAIPEGEEVPFRAGGYIQIEAEPHTVYYKDFDIPQEYHEDWNKYDLWRYVSKVDEHIIRAYSMASYPEEKGIIMLNVRIATPPPRQPDAPPGQMSSYIWSLKPGDKVIISGPFGEFFAKETDAEMVFIGGGAGMAPMRSHIFDQLKRLHSKRKMSFWYGARSKREMFYVEDFDTLQAENPNFQWHVALSDPLPEDNWTGYTGFIHNVLYENYLKNHEAPEDCEYYMCGPPVMNAAVIKMLKDLGVEDENILLDDFGG; encoded by the coding sequence ATGAGCGAAACTACAATTCTTTTACTTGGTGTTGCAGCCTTTACAGCTATTGTTTTAGTGCTTGTTGCAATCATCTTGTTTGCGAAATCCAAATTGGTGGACTCCGGCGACATTACCATTAAGATTAATGATGACCCGAGCAAAGCTATCACTTTGCCGGCCGGCGGTAAGTTACTCGGCGCACTTGCCGGCAAGGGTATCTTCGTATCTTCCGCTTGTGGCGGCGGTGGTTCCTGCGGTCAATGTGTAGTACGGGTAAAAAGCGGTGGCGGCGAAATTTTACCGACCGAGCTTTCCCACATCACCAAACGTGAAGCCAAAGAAGGCTATCGTCTTTCTTGCCAAGTGAACGTGAAAGGCAATATGGATATTGAATTGCCGGAAGAAATCTTCGGTGTGAAAAAATGGGAATGCACCGTCATTTCCAACGATAACAAAGCGACTTTCATTAAAGAGCTTAAATTGGCGATTCCGGAAGGAGAAGAAGTGCCGTTCCGTGCCGGTGGTTATATCCAAATTGAAGCAGAACCACACACGGTTTACTATAAAGACTTCGATATTCCGCAAGAGTATCACGAAGACTGGAATAAATATGATCTGTGGCGTTATGTATCAAAAGTGGACGAGCATATTATCCGCGCTTATTCCATGGCGTCTTATCCGGAAGAAAAAGGCATTATCATGCTGAACGTGCGTATTGCAACGCCTCCTCCACGTCAACCTGATGCGCCTCCGGGACAAATGTCCTCTTATATTTGGTCTTTAAAACCAGGTGATAAAGTGATTATTTCCGGTCCGTTCGGTGAATTCTTCGCGAAAGAAACCGATGCCGAAATGGTCTTTATCGGTGGTGGTGCAGGTATGGCACCAATGCGTTCACACATCTTCGACCAATTAAAACGTTTACACTCTAAACGTAAAATGTCCTTCTGGTACGGTGCCCGTTCTAAGCGTGAAATGTTCTATGTAGAAGATTTTGATACATTGCAAGCGGAAAATCCGAATTTCCAATGGCATGTGGCATTATCCGATCCATTGCCGGAAGACAACTGGACAGGCTACACCGGCTTTATTCACAATGTGCTTTATGAAAACTATCTGAAAAATCACGAAGCACCGGAAGATTGTGAATACTATATGTGCGGACCTCCGGTGATGAACGCTGCGGTAATCAAAATGTTGAAAGACCTTGGTGTTGAAGATGAAAACATCTTGTTAGATGACTTCGGCGGCTAA
- the pckA gene encoding phosphoenolpyruvate carboxykinase (ATP), whose product MTDLSKVIKELEALGIHDVKEVVYNPSYEQLFEEETKPGLEGFEKGTLTTTGAVAVDTGIFTGRSPKDKYIVLDDTTKNTVWWTSDAAKNDNKPMTQETWASLKGLVTKQLSNKRLFVIDGFCGASEKDRIAVRIVTEVAWQAHFVKNMFIRPIEAELKDFKPSFVVMNGSKCTNPNWKEQGLNSENFVAFNLTERVQLIGGTWYGGEMKKGMFSMMNYFLPLKGVGAMHCSANVGKDGDVAVFFGLSGTGKTTLSTDPKRQLIGDDEHGWDDVGIFNFEGGCYAKTIHLSEENEPDIYRAIRRDALLENVVVRADGSVDFDDGSKTENTRVSYPIYHIDNIVKPVSRAGHATKVIFLTADAFGVLPPVSKLTPEQTKYYFLSGFTAKLAGTERGITEPTPTFSACFGAAFLTLHPTQYAEVLVKRMQAAGAEAYLVNTGWNGTGKRISIKDTRGIIDAILDGSIEKAEMGELPIFDLAIPKALPGVDPAILDPRDTYADKAQWEAKAKDLAGRFVKNFEKYATNAEGKALIAAGPKA is encoded by the coding sequence ATGACTGACTTAAGTAAAGTTATTAAAGAGCTTGAAGCACTTGGTATTCACGATGTTAAAGAAGTTGTTTATAACCCAAGTTATGAACAATTATTTGAAGAAGAAACCAAACCTGGCTTAGAAGGTTTTGAAAAAGGTACTTTGACCACAACCGGCGCCGTCGCTGTTGATACCGGCATCTTTACTGGTCGTTCACCGAAAGATAAGTATATTGTGTTAGATGATACTACCAAAAATACTGTTTGGTGGACTTCCGATGCAGCGAAAAACGATAATAAACCAATGACCCAAGAAACTTGGGCTAGCTTGAAAGGTCTTGTAACTAAACAACTTTCCAACAAACGTCTATTCGTAATTGATGGTTTCTGTGGCGCCAGTGAAAAAGACCGTATTGCCGTGCGTATCGTAACTGAAGTAGCGTGGCAAGCGCATTTTGTGAAAAATATGTTTATTCGTCCAATCGAAGCTGAATTAAAAGATTTCAAACCAAGCTTCGTGGTAATGAATGGGTCTAAATGCACCAACCCGAATTGGAAAGAACAAGGTTTGAACTCTGAAAACTTTGTGGCATTCAACTTAACCGAACGTGTTCAGTTAATCGGTGGTACTTGGTATGGCGGCGAAATGAAGAAAGGTATGTTCTCTATGATGAACTACTTCCTACCGTTAAAAGGCGTAGGTGCAATGCACTGTTCTGCTAACGTAGGTAAAGATGGCGATGTTGCAGTATTCTTTGGTTTGTCCGGTACTGGTAAAACCACGCTTTCTACCGATCCGAAACGTCAATTAATCGGTGACGATGAACACGGTTGGGATGATGTAGGTATCTTCAACTTTGAAGGTGGTTGCTACGCGAAAACCATTCACCTTTCTGAAGAAAATGAACCGGATATTTATCGCGCAATCCGTCGTGATGCATTATTAGAAAACGTAGTTGTTCGTGCAGACGGTTCTGTTGATTTCGATGACGGTTCAAAAACTGAAAACACCCGTGTGTCCTATCCGATTTATCATATTGATAACATCGTAAAACCGGTTTCCCGTGCAGGTCACGCAACTAAAGTGATTTTCTTAACTGCAGATGCATTTGGCGTATTGCCACCGGTTTCTAAATTAACACCGGAACAAACTAAGTACTACTTCTTATCAGGCTTTACTGCAAAATTAGCGGGTACAGAACGTGGTATCACCGAACCAACACCAACTTTCTCAGCTTGTTTTGGTGCAGCATTCTTAACTTTACACCCAACTCAATATGCAGAAGTGTTGGTTAAACGTATGCAAGCGGCAGGTGCAGAAGCTTACTTGGTGAACACCGGTTGGAACGGTACGGGTAAACGTATCTCTATTAAAGATACCCGTGGTATTATCGACGCGATCTTAGACGGTTCTATCGAAAAAGCTGAAATGGGCGAGTTACCAATCTTTGATTTAGCGATTCCAAAAGCTTTACCGGGCGTAGACCCTGCGATTTTAGATCCTCGTGACACCTACGCAGACAAAGCGCAATGGGAAGCTAAAGCGAAAGATCTTGCAGGTCGTTTCGTGAAGAACTTCGAAAAATATGCAACAAATGCAGAAGGTAAAGCATTAATTGCGGCTGGTCCTAAAGCGTAA
- the nqrE gene encoding NADH:ubiquinone reductase (Na(+)-transporting) subunit E, translating into MEHYISLFVKAIFIENMALSFFLGMCTFLAVSKKVSTAFGLGIAVVVVLGIAVPANQFVYEHVLKESALVEGVDLSFLNFITFIGIIAGLVQLLEMTLDKFFPALYNALGIFLPLIAVNCAIFGGVSFAIQREYTFAESAVYGIGAGLGWMLAIVALAGLTEKMKYSDVPAGLRGLGITFISAGLMALGFMSFSGIQL; encoded by the coding sequence GTGGAACATTATATTAGCCTATTTGTGAAGGCGATCTTCATTGAAAACATGGCACTTTCCTTCTTTTTGGGAATGTGCACTTTCCTTGCTGTATCTAAGAAGGTGTCAACAGCGTTTGGCTTGGGCATTGCTGTCGTTGTTGTGCTTGGCATTGCGGTTCCTGCAAACCAATTCGTATACGAGCATGTCCTAAAAGAAAGTGCTTTAGTTGAAGGGGTGGATTTATCCTTCTTAAACTTCATCACGTTTATTGGGATTATCGCCGGTCTGGTTCAATTACTTGAAATGACCTTAGATAAATTCTTTCCGGCATTATATAACGCACTGGGGATCTTCTTACCGCTTATCGCCGTAAACTGTGCGATCTTCGGTGGCGTATCCTTTGCCATCCAGCGTGAATATACTTTCGCCGAATCTGCCGTATATGGTATCGGTGCAGGGTTAGGTTGGATGTTGGCGATTGTTGCATTAGCGGGCTTAACTGAGAAAATGAAATATTCTGATGTACCGGCAGGTTTACGCGGTTTAGGGATTACATTCATCTCCGCAGGCTTAATGGCGCTCGGCTTTATGTCATTCTCAGGTATTCAGTTATAA
- a CDS encoding Ppx/GppA phosphatase family protein: MNNEKLLSKANELHARRGEVREIAAIDLGSNSFHMIVARIVNGTLQVLSRLKQKVQLAEGLDEHQVLSQAAIERGVNCLALFAERLQGFPAANVSVVGTYTLRRAINNEEFLRQAANVFPYPINIISGKTEAKTIYAGVCHTQPEMGRKFVIDIGGGSSEMIIGDNFTPLIYESRHIGCVSFAKKFFPNGEISEENFHLAKQSALNKIEDLAWEYRNLGWQSVLGSSGTIKTVHQVICENIDPNGIITAARLDQLIQQTLLFSHFDQLKFSGLNHDRADVFVPGLAILRAIFENFQIEKMRYSDGALREGVMYSLEKNFQVNNIRERTALGLAEQFNIDQAQAERVYKTAALLFGQYHHWQSPELIDEMQDVLFWAARLHEVGIVINHKNLQKHSAYILYNTELPGYDNEQHRLLSTLVRYHMGNFKLPEMFKFSRYQEQDVLALIRILRLAIILNRSRQATEKTEKITLKIDRTLHHWTLQFTENYLQHNPLIKNELAFENRFLQTLDLSLSAL; encoded by the coding sequence ATGAATAACGAAAAATTACTTAGCAAAGCCAACGAACTGCACGCCCGACGGGGCGAGGTACGCGAAATTGCCGCGATTGATCTTGGTTCCAACAGCTTTCACATGATTGTTGCTCGCATCGTTAACGGCACGCTACAAGTGCTATCACGACTTAAGCAAAAAGTACAATTGGCGGAAGGATTGGATGAGCATCAAGTGTTAAGCCAAGCGGCCATTGAGCGTGGGGTAAATTGCTTGGCATTGTTTGCCGAACGTTTACAAGGTTTCCCGGCGGCTAATGTCAGCGTAGTTGGGACTTACACGCTACGTCGCGCCATTAATAACGAGGAATTTTTACGTCAAGCCGCCAATGTTTTTCCCTATCCTATTAATATCATTAGCGGCAAAACCGAAGCCAAAACCATTTATGCCGGCGTTTGTCATACTCAGCCAGAGATGGGAAGGAAATTTGTCATTGATATTGGCGGCGGATCCTCTGAGATGATTATCGGTGATAATTTCACCCCTTTAATTTATGAAAGTCGCCACATAGGCTGTGTGAGTTTTGCTAAGAAATTCTTCCCTAACGGAGAGATTTCCGAAGAAAATTTCCATCTAGCCAAACAAAGTGCACTTAATAAAATCGAAGATCTGGCATGGGAATATCGCAACTTAGGCTGGCAGTCGGTACTTGGCTCATCAGGAACTATCAAAACCGTACATCAAGTCATCTGTGAAAATATTGATCCTAACGGTATCATTACAGCTGCTCGACTGGATCAACTCATTCAACAAACTTTACTGTTTTCTCATTTTGATCAATTGAAATTTAGCGGTTTAAACCATGATCGTGCCGATGTGTTTGTTCCCGGCTTAGCGATTTTAAGAGCTATATTTGAAAATTTTCAAATCGAAAAAATGCGTTATTCTGATGGTGCACTGCGTGAAGGCGTCATGTATAGCTTGGAAAAGAATTTTCAGGTGAATAACATTCGCGAGCGTACCGCATTAGGATTGGCAGAACAATTTAATATCGACCAGGCGCAGGCAGAACGAGTATATAAAACAGCTGCTTTATTATTTGGGCAATATCACCACTGGCAAAGTCCAGAGCTCATCGATGAAATGCAAGACGTCCTCTTTTGGGCAGCACGTTTGCATGAAGTGGGCATTGTCATCAACCACAAAAATCTGCAAAAACACTCCGCTTATATTTTATATAATACGGAGTTACCGGGTTACGACAACGAACAACATCGCCTTCTCTCCACGTTAGTACGTTATCACATGGGGAATTTTAAATTGCCGGAGATGTTCAAATTCTCCCGTTATCAGGAACAAGATGTGTTGGCGCTAATTCGGATTTTACGCTTGGCTATTATCCTCAACCGCTCCCGCCAGGCTACAGAAAAGACGGAGAAAATCACCTTAAAAATCGACCGCACTTTGCACCATTGGACGTTACAATTTACGGAAAATTATTTGCAACATAATCCGTTAATCAAAAACGAATTGGCGTTTGAAAATCGCTTCTTACAAACGTTGGATCTGAGTTTATCCGCACTGTAA
- the mnmA gene encoding tRNA 2-thiouridine(34) synthase MnmA: MLISNTYNQHFAKLSAEQLAQNATKKVICGMSGGVDSSVSAFILQQQGYQVEGLFMKNWEEDDDTDYCTAAADLADAQAVCDKLGIKLHKINFAAEYWDNVFEHFLNEYKAGRTPNPDILCNKEIKFKAFLEYAAEDLGANYIATGHYVRRHGADDNAQLLRGLDTNKDQSYFLYTLSSKQVGQSLFPVGDIEKPIVRAIAEDLGLVTAKKKDSTGICFIGERKFKDFLARYLPAQPGNIRTVDGDIIGRHDGLMYHTLGQRKGLGIGGVKGASEDAWYVVEKDLVNNELIVAQGHDHSALLSTGLIAQQLHWVDRQPIREPLRCTVKTRYRQTDVPCVIEPIDDESIKVIFDEPQIAVTPGQSAVFYLNEVCLGGGIIEQQLK; encoded by the coding sequence ATGTTAATTTCAAATACTTATAATCAACACTTTGCAAAATTAAGTGCTGAACAACTTGCCCAAAATGCCACTAAAAAAGTGATTTGTGGCATGTCCGGCGGGGTAGATTCCTCCGTGTCTGCTTTTATTCTTCAACAACAAGGCTACCAAGTGGAAGGCTTGTTTATGAAGAATTGGGAAGAGGATGACGACACCGATTATTGTACAGCCGCCGCGGATTTAGCGGACGCGCAGGCCGTGTGCGACAAGCTCGGGATTAAGTTGCATAAAATCAATTTTGCGGCAGAGTATTGGGATAATGTGTTTGAGCATTTCCTTAACGAATATAAGGCCGGGCGTACTCCGAATCCGGATATTCTGTGTAACAAAGAAATTAAATTTAAAGCCTTTTTAGAATACGCAGCGGAAGATTTAGGCGCGAACTATATCGCTACCGGGCATTATGTTCGTCGCCACGGCGCAGATGACAACGCACAATTATTGCGTGGTTTGGATACCAACAAAGATCAAAGCTATTTTTTATACACATTGAGCAGTAAGCAGGTGGGACAAAGTCTGTTTCCAGTGGGCGATATTGAAAAACCGATTGTACGCGCCATTGCCGAGGATTTAGGCTTGGTAACGGCGAAGAAGAAGGATTCTACCGGTATTTGTTTTATCGGCGAACGCAAGTTTAAGGATTTCTTAGCGCGCTATTTGCCGGCGCAACCGGGCAACATTCGCACAGTAGATGGTGATATTATCGGTCGCCATGATGGTTTGATGTATCACACGTTGGGGCAACGTAAAGGCTTGGGCATCGGCGGTGTAAAAGGCGCAAGCGAAGACGCTTGGTATGTGGTGGAAAAAGATCTGGTGAATAATGAATTGATTGTAGCGCAAGGCCATGATCATTCGGCTTTACTTTCTACCGGCTTAATCGCACAACAATTGCATTGGGTCGATCGTCAACCGATTCGTGAACCGTTGCGTTGTACGGTGAAAACCCGTTATCGCCAAACGGATGTGCCTTGCGTCATTGAACCCATTGACGATGAAAGTATCAAAGTCATTTTTGATGAACCGCAAATTGCGGTCACGCCGGGACAATCTGCCGTGTTCTATTTGAATGAAGTTTGTCTTGGCGGCGGCATTATTGAACAGCAATTAAAATAA